A single region of the Bacillota bacterium genome encodes:
- the cas4 gene encoding CRISPR-associated protein Cas4, protein MSHFSDDDLLALSGIQHFAFCQRQWALIHVEKQWAENLRTVQGKQLHERVDNPDFFESRGDILTTRSVPLSSYVLGLYGVADMIEFHAVEQGGVKLNGRDGEWLPVPIEYKRGRPKRDNIDEVQVCAQALCLEEMLNIEIHHGFIFYGETRHRDKVIFHTELRNSVEELAKQMHSLFKQNITPRPNYTSACKSCSLVDMCIPKLDGKHSGVAKYINKFLSRELL, encoded by the coding sequence ATGTCTCATTTTAGTGATGATGATCTCCTGGCATTATCAGGTATTCAGCATTTTGCCTTTTGCCAAAGGCAATGGGCGCTAATTCATGTGGAAAAACAATGGGCTGAGAATTTGCGCACGGTTCAGGGAAAGCAATTGCATGAGCGTGTCGATAATCCTGATTTCTTTGAATCTAGGGGGGACATTTTAACAACAAGGTCTGTCCCCCTCTCTTCTTATGTACTTGGTCTCTATGGTGTAGCAGATATGATTGAATTTCATGCTGTGGAGCAAGGTGGCGTTAAGCTTAATGGTAGAGACGGCGAATGGCTCCCTGTTCCTATAGAGTATAAGAGGGGACGCCCAAAACGTGATAATATCGATGAGGTGCAGGTTTGCGCCCAAGCCCTTTGCCTAGAAGAAATGCTAAATATAGAAATACATCATGGTTTTATTTTCTATGGAGAAACCAGACATCGGGATAAGGTAATCTTCCATACGGAGCTTAGAAATAGTGTCGAAGAACTGGCCAAACAGATGCATAGCCTCTTTAAACAAAACATCACTCCGAGACCGAACTATACTAGTGCCTGTAAATCTTGTTCTCTTGTAGATATGTGTATTCCTAAGTTAGATGGTAAGCATTCTGGTGTGGCTAAGTATATCAATAAATTTCTTAGTAGGGAGTTGCTATGA
- the cas7c gene encoding type I-C CRISPR-associated protein Cas7/Csd2, producing MSEVIKNRYEFVVLLDVENGNPNGDPDAGNMPRIDAETNHGIITDVCLKRKIRNYVELAKEESEGFKIYVKDGAILNKQHETAYVGLGIDPKDEKASKANREPLRDFMCKNFYDVRAFGAVMTTKINCGQVRGPIQLNFARSVDPIVTQELTITRMAVTTEADAEKKSTEMGRKHVVPYALYKTEGYISANLARKTTGFTEEDLKLFWEAIINMFEHDHSAARGKMAVRKLVVFKHDNELGNAPSHKLFELIKVKKKEQTKPARAYDDYNVEIDCANVPEGVSLIEMV from the coding sequence ATGAGTGAAGTTATCAAGAATCGTTATGAGTTTGTTGTTCTTTTGGACGTTGAAAATGGTAACCCCAATGGTGACCCAGATGCCGGCAATATGCCACGAATTGATGCCGAGACTAATCATGGGATAATTACTGATGTATGTTTGAAACGCAAGATTAGAAATTATGTTGAATTAGCAAAAGAGGAGTCAGAAGGTTTCAAAATCTATGTTAAAGATGGAGCGATATTAAACAAGCAGCATGAGACAGCCTATGTTGGACTTGGAATTGATCCAAAAGATGAAAAAGCCTCAAAGGCAAATCGCGAACCTCTGCGAGATTTCATGTGCAAAAACTTCTATGATGTACGGGCTTTTGGCGCGGTCATGACCACCAAGATTAATTGTGGGCAAGTAAGAGGTCCTATTCAGCTGAATTTTGCAAGAAGCGTAGATCCCATAGTTACTCAGGAATTGACCATAACCAGGATGGCTGTCACCACAGAGGCGGATGCTGAGAAAAAGTCAACTGAAATGGGCAGAAAGCATGTTGTTCCGTATGCACTCTACAAAACTGAGGGCTATATTTCCGCCAATCTAGCCAGGAAGACAACTGGATTTACTGAGGAGGATCTGAAGCTATTCTGGGAGGCAATAATCAACATGTTCGAACATGACCATTCAGCTGCAAGGGGCAAAATGGCAGTTCGTAAATTGGTTGTATTTAAGCATGATAATGAATTAGGCAATGCGCCATCCCATAAGTTATTCGAATTGATCAAGGTGAAGAAGAAGGAGCAGACCAAGCCGGCAAGAGCCTACGATGATTACAACGTAGAAATTGATTGTGCCAATGTCCCTGAGGGCGTTTCACTGATAGAGATGGTTTGA